One window of Lemur catta isolate mLemCat1 chromosome 3, mLemCat1.pri, whole genome shotgun sequence genomic DNA carries:
- the TMEM39B gene encoding transmembrane protein 39B isoform X1, with the protein MGGRRGPNRTSYCRNPLCEPGSSGGSGGSHTSSASVTSVRSRTRSSSGTGLSSPPLATQTVVPLQHCKIPELPVQASILFELQLFFCQLIALFVHYINIYKTVWWYPPSHPPSHTSLNFHLIDFNLLMVTTIVLGRRFIGSIVKEASQRGKVSLFRSIMLFLTRFTVLTATGWSLCRSLIHLFRTYSFLNLLFLCYPFGMYIPFLQLNCDLRKTSLFSHMGSMGPREAVSGLAKSRDYLLTLRETWKQHTRQLYGPDAMPTHACCLSPSLIRSEVEFLKMDFNWRMKEVLVSSMLSAYYVAFVPVWFVKNTHYYDKRWSCELFLLVSISTSVILMQHLLPASYCDLLHKAAAHLGCWQKVDPALCSNVLQHPWTEECMWPQGVLVKHSKNVYKAVGHYNVAIPSDVSHFRFHFFFSKPLRILNILLLLEGAVIVYQLYSLMSSEKWHQTISLALILFSNYYAFFKLLRDRLVLGKAYSYSASPQRDLDHRFS; encoded by the exons atgg GAGGACGAAGAGGTCCCAACAGGACATCTTACTGCCGAAATCCACTCTGTGAGCCAGGATCTTCAGGGGGCTCTGGTGGGAGCCACACTTCCAGCGCATCAGTGACCAGTGTCCGTTCCCGCACCAG GAGCAGTTCTGGGACAGGGCTGTCCAGCCCCCCTCTGGCCACCCAGACGGTCGTGCCTCTACAGCATTGCAAGATCCCTGAGCTGCCAGTCCAGGCCAGCATTCTGTTTGAGTTGCAGCTCTTCTTTTGCCAGCTAATAGCCCTCTTCGTCCACTACATCAACATCTACAAGACAGTGTGGTGGTATCCACCTTCCCACCCGCCCTCCCACACCTCCCTG AACTTCCACCTGATCGACTTCAACTTGCTGATGGTGACCACCATTGTTCTGGGCCGCCGCTTCATTGGGTCCATCGTGAAGGAG GCTTCTCAGAGGGGGAAGGTCTCCCTCTTTCGCTCCATCATGCTGTTCCTCACCCGCTTCACCGTTCTCACGGCAACAGGCTGGAGTCTGTGCCGATCCCTCATCCACCTCTTCAGGACCTACTCCTTCCTGAACCTCCTGTTCCTCTGCTATCC GTTTGGGATGTACATTCCGTTTCTGCAGCTGAACTGTGATCTCCGCAAGACGAGCCTGTTCAGCCACATGGGCTCTATGGGGCCCCGGGAGGCGGTCAGTGGCCTGGCAAAGAGCCGGGACTACCTGTTGACACTGCGGGAGACGTGGAAGCAGCACACGAGACAGCTGTATGGCCCAGATGCCATGCCCACCCATGCCTGCTGCCTGTCGCCTAGCCTCATCCGCAGTGAGGTGGAGTTCCTCAAGATGGACTTCAACTGGCGCATGAAGGAAGTGCTGGTCAGCTCCATGCTGAGTGCCTATTACGTGGCCTTCGTGCCTGTCTGGTTTGTGAAG AACACACATTACTATGACAAACGTTGGTCCTGCGAACTCTTCCTGCTGGTGTCCATTAGCACCTCAGTGATCCTCATGCAGCACCTGCTGCCTGCCAGCTATTGTGACCTGCTGCACAAGGCCGCCGCCCACCTGGGCTGCTGGCAGAAGGTGGACCCAGCTCTGTGCTCCAATGTGCTCCAGCACCC GTGGACTGAAGAATGCATGTGGCCGCAGGGCGTGCTGGTGAAGCACAGCAAGAACGTCTACAAAGCAGTGGGCCACTACAATGTGGCTATCCCCTCCGACGTCTCCCACTTCCGGTTCCAC TTCTTTTTTAGCAAACCCCTGCGGATCCTCAACATCCTCCTGCTGCTGGAGGGCGCTGTCATTGTCTACCAGCTGTACTCCTTGATGTCCTCTGAAAAGTGGCACCAAACCATCTCACTGGCCCTCATCCTCTTCAGCAACTACTATGCCTTCTTCAAACTGCTTCGGGACCGCCTGGTATTGGGCAAGGCCTACTCGTACTCGGCCAGTCCCCAGAGAGACCTGGACCACCGGTTCTCCTGA
- the TMEM39B gene encoding transmembrane protein 39B isoform X3, producing MVTTIVLGRRFIGSIVKEASQRGKVSLFRSIMLFLTRFTVLTATGWSLCRSLIHLFRTYSFLNLLFLCYPFGMYIPFLQLNCDLRKTSLFSHMGSMGPREAVSGLAKSRDYLLTLRETWKQHTRQLYGPDAMPTHACCLSPSLIRSEVEFLKMDFNWRMKEVLVSSMLSAYYVAFVPVWFVKNTHYYDKRWSCELFLLVSISTSVILMQHLLPASYCDLLHKAAAHLGCWQKVDPALCSNVLQHPWTEECMWPQGVLVKHSKNVYKAVGHYNVAIPSDVSHFRFHFFFSKPLRILNILLLLEGAVIVYQLYSLMSSEKWHQTISLALILFSNYYAFFKLLRDRLVLGKAYSYSASPQRDLDHRFS from the exons ATGGTGACCACCATTGTTCTGGGCCGCCGCTTCATTGGGTCCATCGTGAAGGAG GCTTCTCAGAGGGGGAAGGTCTCCCTCTTTCGCTCCATCATGCTGTTCCTCACCCGCTTCACCGTTCTCACGGCAACAGGCTGGAGTCTGTGCCGATCCCTCATCCACCTCTTCAGGACCTACTCCTTCCTGAACCTCCTGTTCCTCTGCTATCC GTTTGGGATGTACATTCCGTTTCTGCAGCTGAACTGTGATCTCCGCAAGACGAGCCTGTTCAGCCACATGGGCTCTATGGGGCCCCGGGAGGCGGTCAGTGGCCTGGCAAAGAGCCGGGACTACCTGTTGACACTGCGGGAGACGTGGAAGCAGCACACGAGACAGCTGTATGGCCCAGATGCCATGCCCACCCATGCCTGCTGCCTGTCGCCTAGCCTCATCCGCAGTGAGGTGGAGTTCCTCAAGATGGACTTCAACTGGCGCATGAAGGAAGTGCTGGTCAGCTCCATGCTGAGTGCCTATTACGTGGCCTTCGTGCCTGTCTGGTTTGTGAAG AACACACATTACTATGACAAACGTTGGTCCTGCGAACTCTTCCTGCTGGTGTCCATTAGCACCTCAGTGATCCTCATGCAGCACCTGCTGCCTGCCAGCTATTGTGACCTGCTGCACAAGGCCGCCGCCCACCTGGGCTGCTGGCAGAAGGTGGACCCAGCTCTGTGCTCCAATGTGCTCCAGCACCC GTGGACTGAAGAATGCATGTGGCCGCAGGGCGTGCTGGTGAAGCACAGCAAGAACGTCTACAAAGCAGTGGGCCACTACAATGTGGCTATCCCCTCCGACGTCTCCCACTTCCGGTTCCAC TTCTTTTTTAGCAAACCCCTGCGGATCCTCAACATCCTCCTGCTGCTGGAGGGCGCTGTCATTGTCTACCAGCTGTACTCCTTGATGTCCTCTGAAAAGTGGCACCAAACCATCTCACTGGCCCTCATCCTCTTCAGCAACTACTATGCCTTCTTCAAACTGCTTCGGGACCGCCTGGTATTGGGCAAGGCCTACTCGTACTCGGCCAGTCCCCAGAGAGACCTGGACCACCGGTTCTCCTGA
- the TMEM39B gene encoding transmembrane protein 39B isoform X2, whose product MKNFHLIDFNLLMVTTIVLGRRFIGSIVKEASQRGKVSLFRSIMLFLTRFTVLTATGWSLCRSLIHLFRTYSFLNLLFLCYPFGMYIPFLQLNCDLRKTSLFSHMGSMGPREAVSGLAKSRDYLLTLRETWKQHTRQLYGPDAMPTHACCLSPSLIRSEVEFLKMDFNWRMKEVLVSSMLSAYYVAFVPVWFVKNTHYYDKRWSCELFLLVSISTSVILMQHLLPASYCDLLHKAAAHLGCWQKVDPALCSNVLQHPWTEECMWPQGVLVKHSKNVYKAVGHYNVAIPSDVSHFRFHFFFSKPLRILNILLLLEGAVIVYQLYSLMSSEKWHQTISLALILFSNYYAFFKLLRDRLVLGKAYSYSASPQRDLDHRFS is encoded by the exons ATGAAG AACTTCCACCTGATCGACTTCAACTTGCTGATGGTGACCACCATTGTTCTGGGCCGCCGCTTCATTGGGTCCATCGTGAAGGAG GCTTCTCAGAGGGGGAAGGTCTCCCTCTTTCGCTCCATCATGCTGTTCCTCACCCGCTTCACCGTTCTCACGGCAACAGGCTGGAGTCTGTGCCGATCCCTCATCCACCTCTTCAGGACCTACTCCTTCCTGAACCTCCTGTTCCTCTGCTATCC GTTTGGGATGTACATTCCGTTTCTGCAGCTGAACTGTGATCTCCGCAAGACGAGCCTGTTCAGCCACATGGGCTCTATGGGGCCCCGGGAGGCGGTCAGTGGCCTGGCAAAGAGCCGGGACTACCTGTTGACACTGCGGGAGACGTGGAAGCAGCACACGAGACAGCTGTATGGCCCAGATGCCATGCCCACCCATGCCTGCTGCCTGTCGCCTAGCCTCATCCGCAGTGAGGTGGAGTTCCTCAAGATGGACTTCAACTGGCGCATGAAGGAAGTGCTGGTCAGCTCCATGCTGAGTGCCTATTACGTGGCCTTCGTGCCTGTCTGGTTTGTGAAG AACACACATTACTATGACAAACGTTGGTCCTGCGAACTCTTCCTGCTGGTGTCCATTAGCACCTCAGTGATCCTCATGCAGCACCTGCTGCCTGCCAGCTATTGTGACCTGCTGCACAAGGCCGCCGCCCACCTGGGCTGCTGGCAGAAGGTGGACCCAGCTCTGTGCTCCAATGTGCTCCAGCACCC GTGGACTGAAGAATGCATGTGGCCGCAGGGCGTGCTGGTGAAGCACAGCAAGAACGTCTACAAAGCAGTGGGCCACTACAATGTGGCTATCCCCTCCGACGTCTCCCACTTCCGGTTCCAC TTCTTTTTTAGCAAACCCCTGCGGATCCTCAACATCCTCCTGCTGCTGGAGGGCGCTGTCATTGTCTACCAGCTGTACTCCTTGATGTCCTCTGAAAAGTGGCACCAAACCATCTCACTGGCCCTCATCCTCTTCAGCAACTACTATGCCTTCTTCAAACTGCTTCGGGACCGCCTGGTATTGGGCAAGGCCTACTCGTACTCGGCCAGTCCCCAGAGAGACCTGGACCACCGGTTCTCCTGA